From Zea mays cultivar B73 chromosome 3, Zm-B73-REFERENCE-NAM-5.0, whole genome shotgun sequence:
CGTACAAACAGAGGTAAAGATAATCGTTCAAAGCTGACTATGTCGCATGCAGCTGGTAGCAAGAGTTATGCTCGTGTGGGGCATGAACTGGTAAAAAAATTATAATCACTAGTTTGtataatcattagtttaatttaTGAAAATTCTAGTCAATTACTGGACCAAATCATGTTTTCTTGTAGGCCGAGCAACAAGGACGCCCTGCGAGAAGAGATGAAATATATGTTAGAACACACACGCGTAAGAACAAAGAAGGGGATATTGTGCCTCTACCTGGAGCAGAAATATTCATTGTGAGTACACACATATTTTTGATTTGTGTAATAATTAAAATATAAGTGAACAAAATATAATATATGTGTGGTCCTCTTAAGAATAAATTTGAAGAAGCTGTTGCTGAGAACCCAGAACTGAAGGACAGAAGTATTGAAGATGGTGATTTATATGCACATGTTTTTGGAGAGAAAGAACCAAGAGGTCGTATTCGTGGTTTAGGCTTAGGACCAACTCCACAAGATGTAGGCACTCCTGGAACTCAAATGAAAATATCAACAAAGCTTCAAATGGCATTGCAAGCTCGCAGTCAGTCTGAGCAAGAGGTTAGAGCCTTAAGACAGGATATGAATCAAATGAAAGAGAAAATGGATCAAATTTATCAAATGATGGTAGCAGCTCAAGGGGTGCAACATATAGAAAGCCCATCACAACATGGGTCTAATTCTCGACAGGTGATATAATATTGCATATGTTTAGCCAGTGTAGCATATATCGAGCAGTTCGCCGTCTATCTTGTTAATTAGGCTTGTTTCCTTTATCTCACTAACactttttccctttttatttttctttagaaCTCAAGGGTGCATCGGTCAGATGAGGTGGCACATGGTTACAATGGTAATGACCATTCACCAAATATGGTTGAAGATGACTTGCACCTTACTAGGCGAGTTGCAAGCACTATGGGCCGTCCAAGGAATCGTGAAGATGTTAATACTATTGAAGAGCAAAGTCGCAGGCGAGACATTGCAACAACGGTACCTCAAAGAAATCATGGATCGCCTCAAAATGCAGATGATAATCATGTAATTTCTCATCTATCACTTCATATTTATGTTTCATTATTATTTGAACTTTGTAATCTTACTTCGCATATTTTATTAGGTTGGTAAAGAAGTCATATTATATTCTATGATGAGATCAGAAGTTCCTGTTGCAATAGCAAATATTATCTCAACCGACCCAACCACAAAGGTTGCAGATGTTCCTCTTGGAAGGGAGTTTACACAGGTTTTTGTGACTCGTGTGCTAAAAAGGGAAAGTACTCTACCACGACCATACTTAGGTGTAGAGAGTATGGGGGATGCTCTTTTTATGCCCGTTGCATGGCCAACGAACAAGGTAATACTACAACCTTGTATTTTATTTATGTAATTAATAGAACAAGCTTCTAATGTTCTATATTTTTAGATGAGTCGTAATAAAAAATCAACATTGACCCAAGGTTCTACAGCAGCAGCaggtaaatattttcttcatatatATTTGTGTATAAGTGTAGAGATGGATTAAAAACTGAGTGAATGGTACTATTGCATAACTGTGCATCTGAATCATTCTCTGATTTTGTAGACAATTCTTGTCTCTAATATGTAATTGTTTGCAATGGATCATAATTGTTTGCTTGGATGTTTGGCTCTTCTGCTGGTGCTTTAGGAAACCTCCTAGGTGGCATTGCTCTCAGCTATTTTTCTCCCAAAGTCTTGTTTCTGTTTTTCACAATCCTTCTCCAGCTCTTCAGTACATCACTTCAGCTCAGTTCTGTTCATTTCTGTTTTGTTCAGTACATCATTTCTGCTCAGTTCTGTTCATCAGTACATTATTTCTGCTcagttctgttcgatcagttcaGTTCTGTTCAGCCACTCGGTTGATACATTTTCTGGTTACAAGCCATTCACTGATGCAACACTTTAGCATAATCTAAAATCTGAAATCTGAAATCTGTAATAGCTTCAGGAACTCGGTTTATACCAAACCTCCTAGGTGGCATTGCTCTCAGCTATTTTTTCCCAAAGtcatgtttctgttttttttgcaaTCCTTCTCTTGCTGCAGTTCTTCAGTACATCACTTCAGCTCAGTTCAGTTCTGTTTTGTTCAGTACATCATTTCTGCTCAGATCTGTTCATCAGTACATCATTTCTGCTCAGTTCGGTTCGATCATTTTAGTTCTGCTCAGTTCTGTTCAGCCACTCGGTTGATACATTTTCTGGTTACAAGCCATTCACTGATGCATCTCTTCAACAATCAGGTAGTAGACATGAATCTGAAATCTGCAATCTGAAATCTGTAATAACTTCAGGAACTCGGTTGATACTAGGAATCTGAAATCTATACACATAAATCATTCACTCACACATGTTGAAATAGCTTCAGGAACTACTCTATACAATCTATACAATCACTTCCATGTCGAAATAGCTTCAGGAACTACTCTATACAATCTCTGAAAAAAACACTATGAAAAGAATTCTTGAAGGCCACCAGCTTGAAGGCGCCCGgcttgaaccatcacatcttctacgaCGATGCAAGCGAGATCATTTGTTGGATCAGAGATCAATGACTGAGATTGTATATGTGCACTATATATATGCACCTCTCCATCATTTGCATTGGATATTTTCCCTTCTTTGTAATCATGTGCATTCATTACATAAATATATGTATTAATAGACCTTTATTGCACTTTCAGTTTGTATTTTCTGTTGGGAGTTTATAGACCTGCTGATACAATAATTGACATATTATCAAATTATGTTGTAGGAAGAGGAGCTGGAAGCAAGGATCAGATTGCTTGAAGTGTGAAAAAAATGATTACTCGCATGCATGCTAGCTGTTGGCGTAACACCCAGCCGATGGAGAGATTTTAGTTTGCTAGATGTATATTTATACTTTTGCATGTAATAGAACTGAAAGATCACTTCAAAAAATTAGGAAATTCGTGTATGCTATTATTTTTATATGTTCATCACAGGAATCGTGTTCTAAACAAATATATGTTGGAATTCAAAGTCAAAGATTGATCTCTTTCTTTTACTAATCAAATTTCATATATTCTGAGCTAAATATTATTCAAGTTGTCCTGCAATGTGCATCATAATCGgtttattatttgtttcattagcATATATTTGTATGCATGGATTATTTTTTTTAAACTGCACATAGGGAATAACATCAGACAATCTGTCGGCATATAGACTTTTAGCGACACACAAGCCGTCGACACATATATGTCTGTCGGCAAAAGTATGTCTGACGGCAATGATATGTCTGTCGGCAAAAACATAAACATTGCCGACAGATAGTATGTCGGTACATATATGTCTGCCGGTAAAGCGTATTGCCGACAGGACTTTCGCCGACACACATTATCTGTCGTTAAAACTTTTTACCGACGGACTGTGAGACGTTATTCAGGTGTTTTACCATCAGATAGTTCGTAGGCAATAATGTGTCATGGTGTAgtgaacaataactagaccatacttacttcctcctatgctcagataggcgacgggtccgaagaggtccatatgcagcagctccaatggtcttgaggtggtcatcacattcttgctgtgatgtgctcctcccacttgtttacctgcttgacaagctgcac
This genomic window contains:
- the LOC103651506 gene encoding uncharacterized protein; the protein is MGKETEVNEYELQRAANIKENMKRMRSLNLHVPSTMVNKEGNGSHRANKKHKTRTLAASTNGPTLRSRTERDIVDDNHEDSTSENSYEESENPINDEEQPIGHQNIRKGRGPTLKKNIYSSSGGPKICITLNEYGQPVGRNSKEFGNFIGTLVRKNIPVSCEDWRLVDSKKKFELWTKVKEYYEVDESGIDYVITSAAKKWREFKADLKSKYFDETLSFEELIAKRDERVKESDWEWLITYWMSPEAEVRTNRGKDNRSKLTMSHAAGSKSYARVGHELAEQQGRPARRDEIYVRTHTRKNKEGDIVPLPGAEIFINKFEEAVAENPELKDRSIEDGDLYAHVFGEKEPRGRIRGLGLGPTPQDVGTPGTQMKISTKLQMALQARSQSEQEVRALRQDMNQMKEKMDQIYQMMVAAQGVQHIESPSQHGSNSRQNSRVHRSDEVAHGYNGNDHSPNMVEDDLHLTRRVASTMGRPRNREDVNTIEEQSRRRDIATTVPQRNHGSPQNADDNHVGKEVILYSMMRSEVPVAIANIISTDPTTKVADVPLGREFTQVFVTRVLKRESTLPRPYLGVESMGDALFMPVAWPTNKMSRNKKSTLTQGSTAAAGRGAGSKDQIA